The Hymenobacter sp. DG25A nucleotide sequence TCATAGCACCTCTTCCTTTTCCTTTATCCTGCTTTTGCCGCTGACCTAAACTTTTATGCCCCGTCGTCCTCTGTTGCTGTTGCTCTGGATGCTGCTGGGCTGGTCGTGGGCCGGGCAGGCCCAGTCTCCCGATGGCCAAGCGCTGCGGGTAGCGCTGCATTGGCAAGGCACCGAAACCGTTTATTTACCCCAGGGCCGCACCCGGCAGGTTCCTACGTTTGCGGAAGCCGGTTTTCGGCCCGGGCACCTGCTGCCTTTCTACCAGTTTAGTGTCGATGGTCGGGTGGCGACGGATGAGCTGCGGAATGCCGTATATGAGCCGCTGACGGCAGCCGAAAGCAAAGTACTGGGCGCTGCTACTATTGCCGGCGCGCCCGAGCTTCGCCGCGCCAGCGGCACGGAAAATCGGCAGGCGCGCACCATGGTTACCCTCACGCCTCTTCGGCGCAATGCCGGCACCGGGCAGGTGGAGAAGCTGGTTTCGTTTACCTATTCCTATACCACCCGGGAAACGGTGGCGGCACGCCGCGGCGGCCACCACGTCTACGCCGCCAACTCAGTCCTGAGTCAGGGCCAATGGTATAAGATTGGGGTACCGGCCAGCGGCATCTATAAGCTGGATAAAGCCACGCTGCGCACGCTGGGGCTGGATGTGCAAACCCTGGACCCGCGCCGCCTGCAGCTCTATGGCAACGCCTTTGGCCAGCTCCCCCAGCTGAACAGCGCTCCTCGCCCCGACGACCTGGTGGAAAATGCCATCTACGTTTCCGGCAACAACGACGCCACCCTTAGCGACGAAGAATACGTGCTGTTCTACGCCCGCGGGCCGCACACCTGGGAGCCTACCTCCAACGAGCAGCGTCCCTTCCGCCACCTCTACCACACCTACACCGATACGGCCTATTACTTCCTGACGGTAGGCGCCACACCCGGCCGGCGGGTGGCACCGGCCGCGCCCGTCACTGGTCCCGCTACCACTACCATCTCCACCTTCCCCGATCATCAGTTTCATGAAATTGATCTGGTGAACCTGCTGAAGTCGGGCCGCCAATGGCTTGGCGAAGGGTTTGATGCCAGCACTGTGCAAAAGGAATTCAGCTTTTCCTTTCCGGATCTGGTGGCCAATGAGCCGGTTTTGGTGACCAGCCTGACCGCCGCCACCGCCAATAGGGCCACTGCCTTTCGGGTGGCGCTCAACGGGCAGTCCATCGGCACCCAAACCGTTCCGGGCCTCAGCGGCGACTATTTTCCGGAGGCCGCCAACCTGCAGCTATCCACCTTCAGCAGCCCTACTCCTACCGCCAATGAGCTCCGGGTAAGTCTCACCTATAATGTCGGGGGCGACTTCTCCGCGAAAGGCTACCTCGACTATCTGGAAATTACGGCGTGGCGTAAGCTGCGCTTAAGCGGCCCCTCGCTGGAGTTTCGGGCACTGGCTAGCACCACTGCCGGCGGTATGCAGGAGTTTGTCCTGGACAATGCCACGGGCGCTACTGTGTGGGACGTCACCAACCCGCGCCGGCCCCAGGAGCGGCCCCTCTCCAACAGTACCTTCCTCGCCCCCGCCGATTCGCTGCGGGAGTTTGTGGCCTTTACCGGCAGCAGCTTTCCGCAGCCCCGCTTGTTCGGCCGCGTGGCCAACCAGAACCTGCACGCCCTTAGCCAGGGCAATCAGCTGGATGCCGTTTTCGTGACGCATCCCGTGTTCCGGGCCGAAGCAGAACGCCTGGCCGCGCACCGCCTCAGCCACGATGGCCTGAACGTGCAGGTCGTCACCACCGAGCAGGTATACAACGAGTTCAGCTCCGGCGGGCAGGATATTACCGCCATCCGCGACTTTATGAAGATGGTCTACGAGACCAACCAGCGCCCTGCCGGCTCGGCCCGCATGGCGCTGCTGCTCTTCGGCGATGCTTCCTACGATTACAAAGCCGACCCAGGCAACGACCCCAAGTTTCTGCCCGAATACTGGTCCCAGCGGCAGATATCCGATAAGAATAACCAGAACTACGTACCGGTTTACGAGTCATATGAGTCGTTTGCCCGCATTTTTCCGCGGGCCTTTAACGAGGGCATATCATTTTCTTCCGATGACTATTTCGGCTTGTTGGATGATGAGGAAGGCGAATGGAAGGAAAGTTCGGATGCTGATTTCGAGCTCTTGGATATTGGCGTCGGCCGCCTGCCGGTGCGCACGCCCAACGACCAGCCCCGTTCCGCCGCCCAGGCCCGCCTGGTAGTGGATAAACTGATTACCTACGATCAGCCCGCCAGCTTCGGGAAATGGCGCAACCGCGTCACCTTCGTTTCGGATGATGGCGACACTAATCTGCACCTGCGCGGGGCCGAGCTGCTAGCCAATCAGCTTGTCACCAAACAGCCGGCCTACAATGTGCACAAGGTGTACCTGGATATGTATCCGCAGGTGGCAGTAGCCGGCGGTCAACGCTCCCCTGAAGCGGCCCGGGCCATCGACCAAAGTCTGGAAGAAGGCTCCCTGCTGGTCAACTACACCGGGCACGGCGGCGTCAAAGCTTGGTCTGATGAACAGATATTCACCATCGAATCCATCAAAAAGCTGCAGAACACCCAGCGGCTGGCCTTTTTCCTCACCGCCACCTGCGATTTCAGCACGTATGATGACCCCGGTTTTGACTCCGCCGGCGAGGTAGCGCTGACCGATGTAGCCGGTGGGGCCATTGGGTTGCTGACCACTACCCGCGTGGTTTTATCCGGCAACAACTCCCTCCTGAATCAGCAGTTTTACGATGCTGTTTTCAAGGAAGAGAATGGCCGGCTGCCCCGCCTGGGTGAGGTAATGATCCGGACGAAAAATCAGAGCGTTTCGGGCGCTTACAACCGCAACTTCGCCCTGCTTGGCGACCCTTCCATGCGGCTGGCCTACCCCAACTATACCGCCACCCTGCGTGAGCTGAACCACCGCACCCTTAGCACCACGCCCACCGATACGCTCAAGGCCATGTCCCAGGTGGCGCTGGCCGGCGACGTAACCGACCGCACCGGTGCGCTGGCCACGGCCTTTACCGGCACCGTGCAGGTAACCGTGCTCGATAAGCCGACGCCCGTGCTTACCCTGGGCAATGAGCCCAACGATGGGCAGCAAACCATACAGGTACAGGAAAGCGTGCTGTACGATGGCAAAGCCACCGTGCGCGACGGCCGCTTCCAGCTGGAGTTCATAATCCCGCGCGACATCAACTACAACGTAGGCCCCGGGAAAATCAGCTTATACGCCGCCGCTCCCCAGCTGGGACTTGATGCGCATGGCGCTAACAAAGATGTACTGGTGGGCAGCGTGGCTTCCGATATCAAGGCCGATACCATTCCGCCCCAGGTGCGCCTGTTCCTGGATTCTGAATCCTTCGTGTTTGGGGGCCTCACCGGCTCCGAAACCATGCTGCTGGCGCAGCTCAGCGACAGTAGCGGCATTAACACCGCCGGCGCCGGCATTGGCCACGAAATAACCGCGGTGCTGGACAACGACCCCTCCAAACTTATAGTGCTGAATAGCTATTATACCGCCGATGTCGATAACTTTCGGAGCGGCCGCGTACGGTACCTGTTAAAAGACCTGGCGCCGGGCCCGCATGTGTTGCGGTTTAAAGCCTGGGATACGTTCAACAACTCCACGGAACGGGAGCTGGAATTTATAGTAGCCCGCAACGAAAAGCTGGCGCTAAAGCACATTCTGAACTACCCGAATCCGTTTGCTACCACCACCACGTTCCATTTTGACCACAACCGCAACGGCGAGGATCTGGACGTACAGGTACAGATTTTCACGGTGACGGGAAAGCTGATCCGGACCCTGGCCACGTCAATCCCCGCCAGCCCCGCGCACGTAGGTACGCTCAGTTGGGATGGCCGGGATGAATTTAATGACCAAGTTGCCCGCGGCGTGTATCTATATCGGCTTCACGTTCGTTCACCCCGCGACGGCGCGCAGGTAAGCAAGTATGAAAAACTTGTGCTCTTGCGTTAACCTGCTTACTTGCATCTCCATTACCCACCTTTTCTGATGTATATGTTGTCGAAGTTGACTGTGCGATTGAGTTTTCTCACCACAACCGGGCTGCTTACCTTGTCGGTAGCCGCTTCGGCCCAGCAGCGTGATGACCACGCCATTACTACGGCCGTGCCCATTCTCACGCTCAGCCCCGATTCCCGCTCCGCCGCGTTAGGAGAAGCCGGAGTCGCCATTTCGCCCGATGCCAACTCCATGTACTACAATGCCGGAAAACTGGGCTTTGTACCGTACAATACCAGCGTATCCCCTTCCTACACGCCCTGGCTCCGCTCTATTACTGATGACATGGGCCTGGCGCATGTTTCGGCTTATCACCGGGTAGGCCAGCGCTCCGCTTTTGGTGCCTCGCTCACTTACTTCGATTTGGGCAGCATTCAGTATCGGGATATTTACAACAACTCAAAAGGCGACTTCAACCCGAAAGAATATGCCTTTAGCGTTTCCTATGGCCAGCGCTTAAGCGAGAACCTGGGGGTAGGCGTAGCGGCGCGTTTTATCCACTCCAACCTCACCGGCGGTGATGCCGATACCAAACCTGGTAATGCAGCTGCCGTAGATCTGGGGCTATACTACACCAAAGATGTGTCCATCGGCGCCCAGAATTACAACCTGGCCTTTGGTGCCGCTATTTCCAACATTGGCAACAAGATTTCCTATACCAATCCGCAGGAGGGTAACTTTCTGCCAACCAATCTTAAAGTAGGTACCGCCATTACCAAAGAGCTGGACCCCTACAACAAGCTTACTTTTACTTTCGACGCCAACAAGCTCCTGGTACCGAGCCCTTATTATGAGGGCGCGAATCCGGATTCAGCCTCGCAGGTACGGATTGATGCCAAGAACCGTGAAATAGCAGGTAAAAGTGTTGTAAGCGCCATTCTGGGCTCTTTTTCAGATGCTCCCGGCGGCTTTAAGGAAGAAATGCAGGAAATCAACCTTTCTGCTGGGGTAGAATACTGGTATAAAGATATGCTGGCCGTT carries:
- the porU gene encoding type IX secretion system sortase PorU → MPRRPLLLLLWMLLGWSWAGQAQSPDGQALRVALHWQGTETVYLPQGRTRQVPTFAEAGFRPGHLLPFYQFSVDGRVATDELRNAVYEPLTAAESKVLGAATIAGAPELRRASGTENRQARTMVTLTPLRRNAGTGQVEKLVSFTYSYTTRETVAARRGGHHVYAANSVLSQGQWYKIGVPASGIYKLDKATLRTLGLDVQTLDPRRLQLYGNAFGQLPQLNSAPRPDDLVENAIYVSGNNDATLSDEEYVLFYARGPHTWEPTSNEQRPFRHLYHTYTDTAYYFLTVGATPGRRVAPAAPVTGPATTTISTFPDHQFHEIDLVNLLKSGRQWLGEGFDASTVQKEFSFSFPDLVANEPVLVTSLTAATANRATAFRVALNGQSIGTQTVPGLSGDYFPEAANLQLSTFSSPTPTANELRVSLTYNVGGDFSAKGYLDYLEITAWRKLRLSGPSLEFRALASTTAGGMQEFVLDNATGATVWDVTNPRRPQERPLSNSTFLAPADSLREFVAFTGSSFPQPRLFGRVANQNLHALSQGNQLDAVFVTHPVFRAEAERLAAHRLSHDGLNVQVVTTEQVYNEFSSGGQDITAIRDFMKMVYETNQRPAGSARMALLLFGDASYDYKADPGNDPKFLPEYWSQRQISDKNNQNYVPVYESYESFARIFPRAFNEGISFSSDDYFGLLDDEEGEWKESSDADFELLDIGVGRLPVRTPNDQPRSAAQARLVVDKLITYDQPASFGKWRNRVTFVSDDGDTNLHLRGAELLANQLVTKQPAYNVHKVYLDMYPQVAVAGGQRSPEAARAIDQSLEEGSLLVNYTGHGGVKAWSDEQIFTIESIKKLQNTQRLAFFLTATCDFSTYDDPGFDSAGEVALTDVAGGAIGLLTTTRVVLSGNNSLLNQQFYDAVFKEENGRLPRLGEVMIRTKNQSVSGAYNRNFALLGDPSMRLAYPNYTATLRELNHRTLSTTPTDTLKAMSQVALAGDVTDRTGALATAFTGTVQVTVLDKPTPVLTLGNEPNDGQQTIQVQESVLYDGKATVRDGRFQLEFIIPRDINYNVGPGKISLYAAAPQLGLDAHGANKDVLVGSVASDIKADTIPPQVRLFLDSESFVFGGLTGSETMLLAQLSDSSGINTAGAGIGHEITAVLDNDPSKLIVLNSYYTADVDNFRSGRVRYLLKDLAPGPHVLRFKAWDTFNNSTERELEFIVARNEKLALKHILNYPNPFATTTTFHFDHNRNGEDLDVQVQIFTVTGKLIRTLATSIPASPAHVGTLSWDGRDEFNDQVARGVYLYRLHVRSPRDGAQVSKYEKLVLLR
- the porV gene encoding type IX secretion system outer membrane channel protein PorV — its product is MRLSFLTTTGLLTLSVAASAQQRDDHAITTAVPILTLSPDSRSAALGEAGVAISPDANSMYYNAGKLGFVPYNTSVSPSYTPWLRSITDDMGLAHVSAYHRVGQRSAFGASLTYFDLGSIQYRDIYNNSKGDFNPKEYAFSVSYGQRLSENLGVGVAARFIHSNLTGGDADTKPGNAAAVDLGLYYTKDVSIGAQNYNLAFGAAISNIGNKISYTNPQEGNFLPTNLKVGTAITKELDPYNKLTFTFDANKLLVPSPYYEGANPDSASQVRIDAKNREIAGKSVVSAILGSFSDAPGGFKEEMQEINLSAGVEYWYKDMLAVRAGYFYENPQKGARQYLSLGAGLRYQVFGVDAAYLVPNDKNNPLSQTLRLSLHFNFGEGANTTGATDTPTPTN